A single genomic interval of Sphingobacteriales bacterium harbors:
- a CDS encoding gliding motility lipoprotein GldH has product MPFHKHIKKSITCFWAILLFAGVTIFAACDANRVFEQTQNINNTAWLYEQIPQFKASIADTNQLYNVDLQIRHNASYLYSNIYLKLTTTYPSGKKSTSQINLVLAEKDGKWKGSGMGSTYTLPFNIQQNAKFPEKGDYTFAIEQDMRDNPLAGVMAVGIRIEKAVNK; this is encoded by the coding sequence ATGCCGTTTCACAAGCATATAAAAAAAAGCATTACGTGTTTTTGGGCTATTTTACTATTTGCCGGTGTAACCATTTTTGCTGCCTGCGATGCCAACCGCGTATTTGAGCAAACACAAAATATTAACAATACCGCCTGGCTTTACGAGCAAATACCACAGTTTAAGGCAAGCATTGCCGATACCAACCAATTGTATAACGTTGATTTACAAATAAGGCACAACGCAAGCTATTTATACAGCAATATTTACTTGAAACTAACCACTACCTACCCATCGGGCAAAAAAAGTACCAGCCAAATTAATTTGGTACTGGCTGAAAAAGACGGAAAATGGAAAGGTAGCGGTATGGGCAGCACTTATACTTTGCCTTTTAACATCCAACAAAATGCAAAATTCCCTGAAAAAGGCGATTATACTTTTGCTATTGAACAAGACATGCGCGACAACCCGCTTGCAGGTGTTATGGCCGTAGGCATCCGGATAGAAAAGGCAGTGAATAAATGA
- the mce gene encoding methylmalonyl-CoA epimerase → MFTHVEHIGIAVKDLTAARLVYTQLLNTPPYKHEEVESEGVSTLFFMVGNTKIELLAATTSTSPIANFIAKRGEGLHHIAYAVPNIVEAMLQLSAQGFTLLNPCPKPGADNKWICFIHPKNCNGVLTELCQDNALPLVAPERLQPAIL, encoded by the coding sequence TTGTTTACCCATGTTGAACATATAGGCATTGCCGTTAAAGATTTGACTGCCGCCCGTCTTGTTTATACCCAATTACTAAATACACCGCCCTACAAGCACGAAGAGGTTGAAAGTGAAGGGGTTAGTACTTTATTTTTTATGGTCGGAAATACTAAAATTGAGCTCTTAGCTGCTACCACCTCAACCAGCCCAATTGCTAATTTTATTGCCAAACGCGGCGAGGGGCTACATCATATAGCCTACGCCGTGCCAAATATTGTAGAGGCTATGCTGCAATTAAGTGCGCAAGGGTTTACCCTGCTTAACCCCTGCCCTAAACCTGGTGCAGATAACAAATGGATTTGCTTTATTCACCCTAAAAATTGCAATGGGGTACTTACCGAACTTTGCCAAGATAACGCTTTGCCCTTGGTTGCCCCCGAAAGATTACAACCTGCTATTTTATAA
- a CDS encoding PorV/PorQ family protein, giving the protein MSIVFLNKSFFTSLLLFLFLLLATASQALAQKNLRKYSNDFLSIGVGARAAAMGNTQTATVNNVNAGYWNPAGLTQLKHFQLGLMHNEWFASVAKYDYVAFATPITNNKRAIGFSAIRLGVDDIPNTLNLVAPDGSINYNNITTFSAADYAFLVSYAQTLKKISIGTNAKVIHRAVGKFAKAWGVGLDVALLYKTKKLNVGVTVKDLTFTPVRWSTSFTEEEQTQLQLSGNLIPLNTTELAGQKLSAGIGYRFPMGKKAGLTLAADFDFTFDGKRNTLVSSDILSIDPHAGLEFDLNNIVFLRAGINNIQKVMDDAGNPQSTTAVQPNFGAGFRVKEIQIDYALAANRMAEGIYSHIISLQLDIFKRKNKPAAPKAVPLLQQPNPEQPLTPTDTTPENDDNK; this is encoded by the coding sequence ATGAGTATTGTTTTTTTGAATAAGTCGTTTTTTACTTCGCTTTTATTATTTCTGTTTTTATTATTAGCAACAGCCTCTCAGGCGTTGGCACAAAAAAACTTGCGCAAATATAGCAACGATTTTTTAAGCATAGGCGTTGGTGCGCGGGCTGCCGCCATGGGAAACACCCAAACTGCCACTGTCAATAATGTTAATGCCGGTTATTGGAATCCGGCCGGACTTACCCAGCTAAAACATTTTCAACTTGGGTTAATGCACAACGAATGGTTTGCCAGCGTAGCAAAATACGATTATGTGGCTTTTGCCACTCCAATTACCAACAATAAACGCGCCATAGGCTTTAGTGCCATTCGGTTAGGCGTTGACGACATACCCAATACCCTAAATTTAGTTGCCCCCGACGGCAGTATAAACTATAATAATATTACCACTTTTTCGGCAGCCGATTATGCCTTTTTGGTGTCGTATGCCCAAACACTTAAAAAAATTAGTATTGGAACAAATGCCAAAGTTATACACCGGGCAGTGGGTAAATTTGCCAAAGCCTGGGGCGTAGGCTTAGACGTGGCTTTATTATACAAAACCAAAAAACTTAATGTTGGCGTTACCGTTAAAGACCTAACCTTTACGCCAGTTCGCTGGAGTACAAGTTTTACCGAAGAAGAGCAAACACAACTGCAATTATCCGGAAATTTGATACCGCTGAACACCACCGAGTTGGCCGGACAAAAACTTAGCGCCGGCATAGGTTATAGGTTTCCAATGGGCAAAAAAGCAGGGCTAACCCTTGCCGCCGATTTTGACTTTACCTTCGATGGCAAACGCAATACCTTAGTAAGTTCTGACATCCTTAGCATTGACCCCCACGCCGGCCTTGAGTTTGACTTGAACAATATTGTATTTTTACGCGCCGGAATTAACAATATACAAAAAGTAATGGACGACGCCGGCAACCCACAAAGCACCACAGCCGTACAACCCAATTTTGGTGCGGGTTTTCGTGTTAAAGAAATTCAAATAGACTACGCCTTAGCTGCCAATCGTATGGCCGAAGGGATATACTCGCATATAATTTCGTTACAGTTAGATATTTTTAAAAGAAAAAATAAGCCCGCTGCGCCAAAAGCTGTACCCCTGTTGCAACAACCAAATCCGGAGCAACCCCTTACCCCCACTGATACCACCCCCGAAAACGACGACAACAAATAG
- the lpxK gene encoding tetraacyldisaccharide 4'-kinase, translating to MKILLFFRVLLLWPFAQLYGLGVWLRNYAYKKGYFETQKFAIPTIVIGNLIAGGSGKTPHAAWLLAQLLQAGLHPALLSRGYGRATKGFVLASKQSSAAQIGDEPLMIYQRFAQQQPTSPLPVAVCEQRTEGITQLLQHYPNLNAIVLDDAYQHRALEAHLYVLLTQYNRLFTADYLLPAGNLREPACAANRAQAVIVTKCPKNLSQHNKQKIIQQLTPFLKQRQPVFFTRYVYGQPYALHPSLNNNNNQPVFKGWHNYQAILLVCGIAQPKPLLQYLQSQLRLKNKQGQQVFIRFFADHHVYTSANFAQIAHFCHKWQLNNPKNQQIAVVTTQKDAVKWQEATWPQGFNCPVWVQPIDLLFDDEQEAGQLTEMVLNCIRKANY from the coding sequence ATGAAAATATTACTATTTTTTAGGGTTTTACTGCTGTGGCCTTTTGCCCAGTTGTATGGATTAGGGGTTTGGCTGCGAAACTATGCTTATAAAAAAGGCTATTTTGAAACTCAAAAGTTTGCCATACCTACCATAGTAATAGGTAATTTAATAGCGGGCGGATCCGGAAAAACGCCACATGCCGCTTGGTTATTAGCCCAATTACTACAAGCAGGGCTGCATCCGGCTCTGTTAAGCAGAGGCTATGGTCGGGCAACCAAGGGGTTTGTGCTAGCCTCAAAACAGAGTAGTGCTGCCCAAATTGGAGACGAGCCTTTAATGATATATCAACGATTTGCCCAACAACAACCTACAAGTCCCTTACCCGTGGCTGTTTGCGAGCAACGTACCGAAGGCATAACCCAACTATTGCAACACTACCCAAACTTAAATGCAATAGTTTTAGACGATGCCTATCAACACCGAGCTTTGGAAGCACATTTATACGTGTTGCTAACCCAATATAACAGGCTATTTACTGCCGATTATTTGCTTCCGGCCGGAAACCTGCGCGAGCCTGCCTGCGCTGCTAACCGCGCTCAGGCAGTAATTGTTACTAAATGTCCAAAAAATTTATCGCAGCACAACAAACAAAAAATTATACAACAATTGACTCCCTTTTTAAAGCAAAGGCAGCCCGTATTTTTTACACGGTATGTATATGGACAACCTTATGCTTTGCATCCATCATTAAACAACAATAATAACCAACCTGTTTTTAAAGGCTGGCATAACTACCAAGCAATATTATTGGTTTGTGGCATTGCCCAACCTAAGCCCCTACTACAATATTTACAAAGCCAACTGCGATTAAAAAACAAGCAAGGGCAACAAGTTTTTATCCGCTTTTTTGCCGACCACCATGTTTACACCTCAGCAAATTTTGCACAAATTGCTCATTTTTGCCATAAATGGCAGCTAAACAACCCCAAGAACCAACAAATTGCCGTTGTTACTACCCAAAAAGATGCCGTAAAATGGCAAGAGGCCACTTGGCCACAAGGCTTTAATTGCCCGGTTTGGGTACAACCAATTGACCTGCTTTTTGATGATGAACAAGAAGCCGGGCAGCTAACAGAAATGGTTTTAAATTGTATCCGGAAAGCAAATTATTAA
- the ruvA gene encoding Holliday junction branch migration protein RuvA, whose product MYAYIKGALVFKSPAQIIIETSGGVAYWLHISLNTFTAIQNLNEAKLFTWLAVREDAHILYGFFDEAERDLFLQLVSVNGVGPSTAQVMLSFMRPQELLTAITTGDHTSLKRIKGIGAKTAERIVLELKDKLGKAFADTNLATLTPISGGSNANATNNFQAEALAALINLGIAKPVAVQAIQKVLKANPAIANVETLIRQALNNL is encoded by the coding sequence ATGTACGCATATATAAAGGGCGCGTTAGTGTTTAAATCGCCTGCGCAAATTATTATCGAAACAAGCGGCGGCGTGGCATATTGGCTACATATTAGCCTTAATACCTTTACCGCCATCCAAAATTTAAACGAGGCCAAACTATTTACCTGGTTAGCTGTGCGCGAAGATGCCCATATTTTATATGGCTTTTTTGACGAAGCCGAGCGCGATTTGTTTTTACAGTTAGTATCGGTAAATGGCGTTGGGCCAAGTACTGCACAAGTTATGCTATCATTTATGCGCCCCCAAGAATTGCTTACTGCCATTACTACCGGCGACCATACAAGTTTAAAACGAATAAAAGGGATTGGCGCAAAAACTGCCGAACGTATTGTACTTGAACTAAAAGACAAGCTTGGAAAAGCCTTTGCCGATACCAATTTGGCAACCCTTACTCCAATATCCGGAGGCAGCAACGCTAACGCTACAAACAATTTTCAAGCCGAAGCACTGGCAGCACTTATTAATTTAGGTATTGCCAAACCAGTTGCGGTACAAGCCATTCAAAAAGTGCTAAAAGCAAACCCCGCTATTGCCAATGTTGAAACGCTGATACGGCAGGCTTTAAACAATTTGTAG
- a CDS encoding TlpA family protein disulfide reductase: MFHFHFNFNFIKRIFINTGTKCIAFFTLTTYCSIIIANAQNTPVVTAKTNVSSKTDHQQQHQHIAPNFIICGNIANAADTVVSLQMATNPLSPTQKTQVKDNMDAKGNFCIKTTIPLPMQILFVNQGRALPIYAAPGDSLYLTMHPASGKNTNIQFTGSSANEQIYLLQQSSLLATIKKYEDPEKLTLAYGDYKKYADSLLTIQLNYAISFFATNKVSPGFERIAKRDLHYTHGAAIAGYPYLHARSTKNKGLKTNMNVNYYAFQNNAEAPLHNDEMIYYPSYTNYLQTYMLSEVGKKIDNNPKYDASDFYADMAKSTISLLKGAPLQYALARVFIEGITNGKPDNILPYYDDLQKTNPPAELLKITDVYYQRAAKMARGTAASDFTAQDSTGKTVTLADFKGKVVYLDFWATWCGPCRKEMPHSKELVKKYKDNKDIVFLYTSVDKDKNAWLKFLNDNEKGFGGTHIWAGTNKSINEAYQISGIPRFVIIDRNGKLYDGNARRPSDPLLTKDLEAALKIK; the protein is encoded by the coding sequence ATGTTTCATTTTCATTTTAATTTTAATTTTATTAAGCGCATATTTATAAATACCGGTACCAAATGTATCGCCTTTTTTACCTTAACAACTTATTGTAGCATAATTATAGCAAACGCGCAAAACACACCGGTTGTAACTGCAAAAACAAACGTCAGCAGTAAAACAGACCACCAACAACAACATCAACACATAGCACCCAATTTTATTATTTGCGGCAATATTGCCAATGCAGCCGATACCGTAGTTAGCCTGCAAATGGCCACCAATCCGCTTAGCCCAACACAAAAAACACAGGTTAAAGACAATATGGATGCTAAAGGCAATTTTTGTATTAAAACGACAATACCGCTGCCAATGCAAATATTGTTTGTAAATCAGGGGCGTGCCTTGCCAATATATGCCGCTCCGGGCGATAGTTTATACCTGACAATGCATCCAGCATCCGGAAAAAATACCAATATACAATTTACCGGATCAAGTGCTAACGAGCAAATATACTTGTTACAGCAAAGCAGCCTTTTAGCAACGATAAAAAAATATGAAGACCCCGAAAAATTAACGCTTGCTTATGGCGATTATAAAAAGTATGCCGATAGTTTGTTGACCATTCAGCTAAACTATGCAATTTCGTTTTTTGCCACCAATAAAGTTAGCCCAGGTTTTGAGCGCATTGCTAAACGCGATTTACACTACACACATGGCGCAGCCATTGCCGGATACCCTTATTTACACGCAAGAAGCACTAAAAATAAAGGTTTAAAAACCAATATGAACGTGAACTACTATGCCTTTCAAAATAATGCCGAAGCACCGCTGCACAATGACGAAATGATTTATTACCCAAGCTATACCAACTATTTGCAAACCTATATGCTAAGCGAAGTAGGTAAAAAAATAGATAATAACCCAAAATACGATGCATCGGATTTTTACGCCGATATGGCTAAATCTACTATTAGTTTGCTTAAAGGAGCACCCTTACAGTACGCCTTGGCGCGAGTTTTTATTGAAGGTATTACCAACGGCAAACCCGATAATATTTTACCCTATTACGACGACCTTCAAAAAACAAATCCTCCGGCCGAATTGCTTAAAATAACGGATGTATATTACCAACGAGCAGCAAAAATGGCAAGAGGTACAGCAGCATCTGACTTTACAGCCCAAGACAGTACCGGAAAAACGGTTACCCTCGCCGATTTTAAAGGAAAAGTAGTGTATTTAGACTTTTGGGCTACCTGGTGCGGACCCTGCCGAAAAGAAATGCCGCACTCGAAAGAATTAGTAAAAAAATATAAAGATAATAAAGATATTGTATTTTTATACACTTCGGTTGATAAAGATAAAAATGCTTGGTTAAAATTTTTAAACGACAACGAAAAAGGATTTGGCGGAACACATATTTGGGCCGGAACAAATAAAAGTATTAACGAAGCGTATCAAATATCGGGTATCCCGCGTTTTGTAATTATTGACCGCAATGGCAAATTATACGATGGCAATGCCCGCCGACCCAGCGACCCGCTTTTGACCAAAGATTTAGAGGCAGCCTTAAAAATTAAGTAA
- the greA gene encoding transcription elongation factor GreA — MTIKYFTPEGLEKLKKDLHKLRTKDRIEISRQIAEARDKGDLSENAEYDAAKEAQGMLEMKIAALETELANARLIDESKIDSSKVMILSKVRLKNLNINKELEYMLVSEKEADLKLGKIAISTPIAQGILGHTVGDVVEIAVPSGKLRLEILSIGR; from the coding sequence ATGACTATCAAATATTTTACCCCCGAAGGATTAGAAAAATTAAAAAAAGATCTACACAAACTTAGAACAAAAGACCGGATAGAAATTAGCCGTCAAATTGCCGAGGCACGCGACAAAGGCGACTTGTCGGAAAACGCCGAGTATGATGCCGCAAAAGAAGCACAAGGAATGTTGGAAATGAAAATTGCCGCCCTCGAAACCGAGTTGGCTAATGCCCGTTTAATTGACGAAAGCAAAATAGATAGCTCCAAAGTGATGATTTTGTCGAAAGTACGCCTTAAAAATCTCAACATAAACAAAGAGCTTGAATATATGTTGGTTTCGGAAAAAGAAGCCGACTTAAAATTGGGTAAAATTGCTATTTCAACACCTATTGCGCAGGGCATTTTAGGGCATACCGTAGGCGACGTAGTAGAAATAGCTGTTCCATCGGGTAAACTGCGCTTAGAAATATTAAGCATAGGCCGATAA
- a CDS encoding PorV/PorQ family protein, with product MYINFQFLVKNLLLSMYALCLISLMGPTATAGNKDRAGQSGAGELQMQSWGRLSGLHGMATSNITGLEAMSLNPGGLAFTKKLDIAFANTQWLKGSGVNISGLGLAAKLGGEDGKNVLGLTIQSVRFGDIPVTLVSDPDAELGASFSPQLLNIGLCYARSFSNSIHVGFGLKLLNESIANVSASGVAMDMGIQYVTGPQDNIHFGISLRNVGTGLQFGGDGLTYQAQANNSNLIFNLRTESFELPTQLNIGAGYDIKMAEQHRLSIMGNFSSNAFSSDQLGGGLEYAFKNILVLRGGYKYETGGMGDFSTESRMTVYTGLSAGLSLNLPLKTDGPSIGVDYGYRHTNPYSGSHTIGVRIEI from the coding sequence ATGTACATAAATTTCCAATTTTTAGTAAAAAACCTGCTACTAAGTATGTACGCCCTTTGCTTAATTAGCTTAATGGGGCCAACAGCTACAGCAGGCAATAAAGACCGCGCTGGCCAATCGGGTGCTGGCGAGTTGCAAATGCAGTCGTGGGGGCGTTTGTCGGGGTTGCATGGTATGGCTACCAGCAATATTACCGGCCTCGAGGCTATGAGCCTTAACCCCGGCGGCTTAGCTTTTACCAAAAAACTCGATATTGCCTTTGCCAATACCCAATGGCTTAAAGGCAGCGGTGTAAATATTAGTGGCTTGGGTTTGGCTGCTAAATTAGGCGGAGAAGATGGCAAAAATGTGCTGGGTTTAACCATCCAATCGGTGCGTTTTGGCGATATACCCGTTACGCTTGTTTCTGACCCCGATGCCGAGTTGGGTGCTAGTTTTAGCCCTCAGTTGTTAAATATTGGCTTATGTTATGCCCGCTCTTTCTCGAACAGTATTCACGTGGGTTTTGGCCTTAAATTGCTCAACGAGTCCATAGCAAACGTCTCGGCCTCGGGGGTTGCAATGGATATGGGCATACAATATGTTACCGGCCCGCAAGACAATATACATTTTGGTATCTCATTGCGCAACGTAGGCACTGGCTTGCAGTTTGGCGGAGACGGCTTAACCTACCAAGCCCAGGCAAATAACAGTAACCTAATTTTTAACCTTCGCACCGAATCCTTTGAATTGCCTACCCAATTGAATATTGGAGCTGGCTACGATATTAAAATGGCCGAGCAACACCGTTTAAGTATAATGGGCAATTTTAGCTCGAACGCATTTAGCAGCGATCAACTTGGCGGCGGCTTAGAATATGCTTTTAAAAATATATTAGTACTACGAGGTGGTTATAAATACGAAACCGGCGGTATGGGCGATTTTAGCACCGAAAGCCGGATGACTGTTTATACCGGATTAAGTGCCGGATTAAGCCTAAACTTACCGCTTAAAACCGACGGCCCCTCAATTGGTGTTGATTACGGTTACCGCCACACCAACCCCTACAGTGGCTCGCATACCATTGGGGTGCGTATTGAAATTTAA